A genomic region of Nitrospirota bacterium contains the following coding sequences:
- the thrC gene encoding threonine synthase, which produces MPYNAWFQCINEKCNEQYPLNKVIYRCSHCESLLEVKHDMQALAHRGAKAWMKLFEDRYKSTQWPYGSGVWGKKEWILPKIHDENVVSLYEGATNLFWAERFGKMVGLDNLWLKLCGNSHSGSFKDLGMTVLVSQVKQMISEGAPIQAVACASTGDTSAALATYCAAAGIQSIVLLPRGKISIAQLVQPIANGALVLSLDTDFDGCMRVVQEITKDETIYLANSMNSLRIEGQKTVGIEIVQQFDWDVPDVIIIPGGNLGNVSALGSGLLMMRDLGVITKLPRIVVAQAERANPLYRSYLKNFASFEPMQAQKTLASAIQIGNPVSIEKAIRTLKQFDGIVMDATEQELADAAAMGDRTGMFNCPHTGVALAAMLKLLKAGKIDRAEKVVVISTAHGLKFTDFKVQYHEEKLDFPCTYANKPIELPPTVSAVKEALQHALKKRREQHV; this is translated from the coding sequence ATGCCCTACAACGCGTGGTTTCAATGCATCAATGAGAAGTGCAATGAACAATATCCTCTCAACAAGGTCATCTACCGCTGCAGCCACTGCGAGTCGCTGCTGGAGGTGAAGCACGACATGCAGGCCCTGGCCCACCGCGGCGCCAAAGCCTGGATGAAGCTGTTCGAGGACCGCTACAAGTCGACCCAGTGGCCCTACGGGTCCGGCGTCTGGGGCAAGAAGGAATGGATCCTGCCGAAGATCCATGATGAGAACGTGGTGTCGCTCTACGAGGGCGCCACGAACCTGTTCTGGGCCGAGCGCTTCGGCAAGATGGTAGGCCTGGACAACCTCTGGCTCAAGCTCTGCGGCAATTCCCACAGCGGCTCCTTCAAGGACCTGGGCATGACCGTGCTCGTGTCGCAGGTGAAGCAGATGATCAGCGAAGGCGCGCCGATCCAGGCGGTTGCCTGCGCATCGACCGGTGACACGTCCGCGGCGCTGGCCACCTACTGCGCGGCGGCCGGCATCCAGTCCATCGTGCTCCTTCCGCGGGGCAAGATCTCGATCGCCCAGCTCGTCCAACCCATTGCCAACGGCGCGCTGGTGCTTTCCCTCGATACCGATTTCGACGGCTGCATGCGCGTGGTCCAGGAGATCACCAAGGACGAGACCATCTACCTGGCAAACTCGATGAACTCGCTCCGGATCGAGGGCCAGAAGACCGTGGGCATCGAGATCGTCCAGCAGTTCGACTGGGACGTGCCGGACGTGATCATCATCCCCGGCGGCAACCTGGGGAACGTCTCCGCCCTCGGCTCCGGGCTCCTGATGATGCGGGACCTCGGCGTGATCACGAAGCTGCCGCGCATCGTCGTGGCCCAGGCGGAGCGGGCGAACCCGCTCTACCGCTCGTACCTGAAGAACTTCGCGAGCTTCGAGCCGATGCAGGCCCAGAAGACCCTTGCCAGCGCCATCCAGATCGGGAACCCCGTCAGCATCGAGAAGGCTATCCGGACGCTCAAGCAGTTCGACGGCATCGTGATGGACGCAACGGAGCAGGAGCTTGCCGACGCGGCCGCCATGGGCGACCGCACGGGCATGTTCAACTGCCCCCATACCGGTGTGGCCCTCGCCGCAATGCTCAAGCTCCTCAAGGCCGGAAAGATCGACCGGGCCGAGAAGGTCGTCGTCATATCAACGGCCCACGGGCTCAAGTTCACCGATTTCAAGGTCCAGTACCACGAGGAAAAGCTCGACTTCCCCTGCACCTATGCCAATAAACCGATCGAGCTGCCGCCGACCGTATCGGCAGTGAAGGAAGCGCTGCAGCACGCGCTCAAGAAGAGGAGAGAACAGCATGTCTAA